Proteins from one Clostridia bacterium genomic window:
- the pgsA gene encoding CDP-diacylglycerol--glycerol-3-phosphate 3-phosphatidyltransferase, giving the protein MNLANKITIIRILMVPIFMVLMLVEFPYHMEAALAVFLTASLTDKLDGYIARKYNMITDFGKFMDPLADKLLVTGAFVVLIQLGRIEAWIVFVILAREFAVTGLRSLAAAQNVIIAASNYGKIKTVIQIIAIAVLVLGNYPFSLVNLPMDIIMVYAALIITVLSGLDYFGKNIRVLQNIKQ; this is encoded by the coding sequence ATGAACCTGGCAAATAAAATTACAATAATAAGAATACTTATGGTTCCAATTTTCATGGTATTGATGCTGGTAGAATTTCCTTATCATATGGAAGCCGCATTAGCAGTGTTTCTTACAGCTTCACTGACAGATAAATTGGACGGGTATATTGCACGAAAATATAATATGATTACCGACTTCGGCAAATTCATGGATCCCCTTGCCGATAAGTTGCTGGTTACCGGTGCTTTTGTTGTACTTATACAGCTTGGCAGGATAGAAGCCTGGATAGTTTTTGTTATACTTGCAAGAGAATTTGCTGTCACAGGTCTTAGAAGCCTTGCCGCAGCTCAGAATGTTATTATAGCCGCAAGTAATTACGGCAAAATAAAAACTGTAATACAGATTATTGCAATAGCAGTGCTCGTACTGGGCAATTATCCATTCAGCCTTGTGAATCTGCCAATGGATATTATAATGGTTTATGCAGCACTTATAATTACTGTACTATCAGGGCTTGATTATTTTGGCAAGAACATTCGGGTATTGCAAAATATAAAACAGTAG
- a CDS encoding DNA translocase FtsK 4TM domain-containing protein, whose translation MSKKNIQNDIKYEIAGVSLILASIYIYISLFSKNSGIVGEQIRILILGVFGLGAYIIPILIIILGLAMVYRRNEMQINIKFYSFCIFLIATLIALFIANYDILKGADSKWLDAVKYSYDLGSLNVGAGGGAVGGFLGYALIKLFGMIGTIVLVAALYIISVLMFTEIAFSHILEYIKQSVLNLYAKLKNKDMEAAVTRELQKKTAAQKQEEHSLLEIDDEARIKSIDKKIKILDFTKHFDKGFKTKEENETNEKAKDIAELSELKDKPTKDNQTSKTDAVPTIVPINNKQYANYKLPPTNLLNLPVENKTGNAKKEVMTNVKILEDTLKNFGVSANIAQVSVGPTITRYELQLSPGVKVSKILSLADDISLSLASPGIRIEAPIPGKAAIGIEVPNKDVSSVLLREVLESDEFKNQKSKISFSIGKDVAGANIVGDLAKMPHLLIAGSTGSGKSVCINTLIASILCKATPDEVKLLLIDPKVVELSVYKCIPHLLVPVVTDPKKAAGALNWAVMEMTERYKKFAANNVRDIYGYNSINKEGIEKLPQIVVVIDELADLMMVAPGEVEDSICRLAQMARAAGIHLVVATQRPSVDVITGLIKANIPSRISFAVSSQIDSRTILDMGGAEKLLGKGDALYYPVGEAKPLRVQGAFVSDKEIEKLVNYIKDQVPVNFNNEILKEIEHSVEFDENADVDVLLKGAIEIVVESGQASILMLQRRLKIGYSRAARLIDQMEERRIIGGYEGSKPRKVLISKEDLDEMI comes from the coding sequence TATTAATTATCATACTTGGATTGGCTATGGTATACAGAAGAAATGAAATGCAGATTAACATCAAGTTTTATTCTTTCTGTATATTTCTGATTGCTACGCTTATAGCACTTTTCATCGCAAACTACGACATATTAAAAGGTGCTGATTCCAAATGGCTTGATGCAGTGAAATACTCCTATGACCTGGGTTCTTTGAATGTAGGGGCAGGAGGAGGTGCTGTAGGCGGCTTCCTGGGTTATGCTTTAATCAAGTTGTTCGGAATGATTGGAACCATAGTACTTGTTGCAGCGCTCTACATTATCTCAGTACTTATGTTTACCGAGATAGCCTTCTCACATATTCTTGAGTATATAAAGCAATCGGTATTAAACTTGTATGCGAAACTCAAGAACAAAGACATGGAAGCTGCGGTTACAAGGGAACTTCAGAAGAAAACAGCTGCGCAGAAGCAGGAAGAACATAGTTTATTAGAAATTGATGATGAAGCGAGAATAAAAAGTATAGACAAGAAAATCAAAATACTGGATTTCACCAAGCATTTTGATAAAGGCTTCAAAACCAAAGAAGAAAATGAGACAAATGAAAAGGCTAAAGATATCGCAGAGCTTTCAGAACTGAAGGATAAACCCACAAAAGACAATCAGACTTCAAAAACTGATGCTGTACCAACCATAGTTCCGATAAATAACAAGCAATACGCAAATTATAAGCTGCCACCAACAAATCTTCTGAATTTACCGGTTGAAAACAAGACGGGCAATGCGAAAAAAGAAGTAATGACCAATGTTAAAATTTTGGAGGATACACTCAAGAATTTCGGTGTCAGTGCCAATATAGCACAGGTTTCTGTTGGTCCTACAATCACAAGATATGAGCTTCAGTTGAGTCCAGGTGTAAAAGTAAGCAAGATATTGAGTCTTGCTGATGACATTTCTCTCAGCCTTGCATCTCCTGGGATTAGGATAGAGGCTCCTATACCGGGAAAAGCTGCAATAGGAATCGAAGTGCCCAATAAAGACGTATCCAGCGTGCTTTTGAGAGAAGTGTTGGAGTCAGATGAATTTAAAAATCAAAAGTCAAAGATATCCTTTTCGATTGGTAAGGATGTGGCCGGCGCAAATATTGTAGGGGATCTGGCAAAGATGCCGCATCTGCTTATTGCCGGTTCTACAGGTTCAGGAAAGAGCGTATGCATAAACACATTAATAGCAAGCATTCTTTGTAAGGCTACTCCAGATGAAGTAAAACTGCTGCTAATTGATCCAAAGGTGGTTGAGCTTAGCGTATACAAGTGCATTCCTCACCTTTTGGTCCCGGTGGTGACAGATCCGAAGAAAGCAGCAGGAGCCTTGAACTGGGCTGTCATGGAAATGACTGAGCGTTATAAGAAGTTTGCGGCTAATAATGTTAGAGACATATATGGTTACAATAGTATTAATAAAGAAGGTATAGAGAAGCTTCCGCAGATAGTAGTCGTAATAGATGAATTGGCGGATTTGATGATGGTTGCTCCCGGCGAAGTTGAAGATTCTATTTGCAGGCTGGCTCAGATGGCCCGTGCTGCAGGAATACACCTTGTTGTGGCGACACAGAGGCCTTCTGTTGACGTAATAACCGGACTTATAAAAGCAAATATTCCTTCAAGAATATCCTTTGCAGTATCGTCACAGATAGACTCGAGAACTATATTGGACATGGGCGGCGCTGAAAAGCTTTTGGGAAAAGGGGATGCCCTTTATTACCCTGTTGGAGAAGCAAAGCCTTTAAGAGTACAGGGTGCCTTTGTATCAGATAAGGAAATTGAAAAGCTGGTCAACTATATTAAGGATCAAGTGCCTGTGAACTTTAATAATGAAATACTTAAAGAAATAGAACATAGTGTTGAGTTTGATGAGAATGCCGATGTTGATGTGTTATTAAAGGGAGCCATTGAGATAGTTGTAGAAAGCGGACAGGCATCAATACTCATGCTTCAAAGAAGGCTGAAAATAGGCTACAGCAGAGCTGCAAGGCTTATTGACCAAATGGAGGAGCGAAGGATAATCGGCGGCTACGAAGGCAGCAAGCCCAGAAAGGTACTTATAAGCAAGGAAGATCTGGACGAAATGATATAA
- a CDS encoding RecX family transcriptional regulator gives MKITKIEVQKKNSNRCSIYIDGEYHSSIDKDIQEELKLREGMELNEDEFNQKLEIIQNKSALRAALYIVARASKTESEIRKRLKEKQHNEKAISLALEYLREVGYINDESYTESFIRSSKDVTGTSKRTLYYKLANKGVDSEVIQQKLEEADIDDYASAMKAAQKKAASIKGDKRERASKLLSYLYRKGYGVDVCKKIIDTLDLEEN, from the coding sequence ATGAAAATTACAAAGATTGAAGTACAAAAAAAGAATAGCAACCGATGCAGTATATACATAGATGGTGAATATCATAGTTCTATCGATAAGGATATACAGGAAGAGCTGAAGCTTCGCGAAGGAATGGAGCTAAATGAGGATGAATTCAATCAAAAGTTGGAAATAATACAGAATAAGAGTGCGCTTAGAGCAGCACTCTATATAGTGGCGCGCGCTTCAAAGACAGAAAGCGAGATCAGAAAGCGCTTGAAGGAAAAACAGCATAATGAAAAAGCAATAAGCTTAGCATTGGAGTATTTGAGGGAAGTCGGATATATAAATGACGAAAGTTACACCGAGAGTTTTATAAGGAGCTCGAAGGATGTGACTGGCACCAGCAAACGCACTTTATATTACAAGCTGGCAAATAAGGGAGTGGATAGCGAAGTCATCCAGCAAAAGCTTGAAGAAGCTGATATCGACGATTACGCATCTGCTATGAAAGCTGCTCAAAAAAAAGCAGCAAGTATAAAAGGAGATAAGCGAGAAAGGGCATCAAAGCTTTTGAGCTATCTATATAGAAAAGGCTATGGAGTAGATGTATGCAAGAAAATAATTGATACTCTTGACCTTGAGGAAAACTGA
- a CDS encoding competence/damage-inducible protein A, whose amino-acid sequence MKCEIVAVGTELLLGNIVNTNAQYLSQKLADLGIDVFYHVAVGDNLQRLSDTIKSSLERADLVITSGGLGPTVDDLTKEGVADALGLKLLPDEASIKKIESMFKAMERPMTENNLKQGNIPEGAAILENDNGTAPGVLIEKNGKIVIMLPGPPKELYPMFEDKVLPYLKTKVHSTIKSRMLRIIGIGESAAEDMLKEIFKTQTNPTIAPYAKDGEVHLRITAKTDASEEADRLIDQMEERVRAILGEAIYGYDDESLEDVVMNLLIENSATLSLAESCTGGLIASRLTDVPGASASLMCGVVSYSNEAKIKILGVKEDTIKNYGAVSSQTAEEMAAGVKRINATDIGLSITGIAGPDGGSKEKPVGLCYVGIAIGDTVKAHKFLFNGNRKRIKWNSSSRALDLLRKELLLLKKK is encoded by the coding sequence ATGAAATGCGAAATTGTAGCTGTAGGTACTGAATTGCTGCTGGGCAATATTGTTAACACAAACGCCCAGTATCTGTCCCAGAAGCTTGCTGACCTTGGGATAGACGTATTCTATCATGTAGCAGTGGGAGACAACCTGCAAAGGCTATCAGACACCATTAAGTCAAGCCTTGAGCGTGCCGACCTTGTCATTACCAGTGGCGGCTTGGGTCCCACAGTTGATGATCTGACAAAGGAAGGTGTTGCAGATGCGTTAGGATTGAAGCTGCTGCCTGATGAAGCCAGTATCAAAAAAATTGAAAGCATGTTCAAGGCCATGGAAAGACCTATGACTGAGAACAACCTCAAACAGGGTAATATCCCAGAAGGTGCTGCAATATTGGAAAACGACAACGGAACTGCTCCGGGTGTATTGATTGAGAAGAATGGCAAGATAGTAATAATGCTCCCAGGCCCGCCAAAAGAGCTGTATCCTATGTTTGAAGATAAGGTACTGCCATACCTCAAGACAAAAGTACATTCCACCATTAAGTCCAGAATGCTTCGTATAATCGGTATAGGTGAATCAGCTGCTGAGGATATGCTTAAAGAAATATTCAAAACACAGACTAATCCTACAATTGCACCTTACGCAAAGGATGGGGAAGTACATCTGCGAATTACTGCAAAGACCGATGCTTCAGAGGAGGCCGACCGACTGATTGATCAGATGGAGGAAAGAGTAAGAGCAATACTGGGTGAAGCCATTTACGGTTATGACGATGAAAGTCTGGAAGACGTAGTTATGAACCTGCTTATAGAAAACAGTGCGACCCTATCTCTTGCAGAATCCTGTACAGGTGGGCTGATAGCCAGCCGCTTGACGGATGTTCCCGGAGCCTCTGCAAGTCTTATGTGTGGCGTTGTCAGCTATAGCAATGAGGCAAAGATTAAGATTTTGGGAGTAAAAGAAGATACCATAAAGAATTATGGTGCCGTAAGCAGCCAAACTGCAGAAGAAATGGCTGCAGGCGTAAAAAGAATCAATGCTACAGATATCGGACTTTCCATAACCGGCATAGCAGGACCAGACGGAGGCAGCAAAGAAAAGCCAGTTGGACTATGTTATGTTGGGATTGCAATAGGTGATACTGTAAAGGCACATAAATTCTTGTTCAACGGAAACAGGAAAAGGATAAAATGGAACTCCAGCAGCAGGGCGCTTGATTTGCTAAGAAAAGAGCTGCTATTGCTAAAGAAAAAATAG
- the rimO gene encoding 30S ribosomal protein S12 methylthiotransferase RimO, with amino-acid sequence MKLKAAIVSLGCSKNLVDSEVMVQSILNDNYEITNDASIAEVIIVNTCGFIEGAKQESIDTILEMSEYKNNGKCKVLIASGCMAERYKEELIKELPELDAVIGTGDYKDITEVILKTLQGEKIVRYGHQELVDIDKLPRRISTFGASAYLKIAEGCDNRCSYCIIPTLRGRYRSRKMEDILEEAEELSKNGIQELNIIAQDITRYGIDLYGKYRLSELLIELAAIEGIEWIRLMYSYPDEFSDELIDTIAKEEKICKYLDIPIQHASNGILKKMARRSSKEKILELIRKLRTSMPGIILRTSLIVGFPGETEKDFEELYDFVSEVKFNRLGVFTYSREEDTAAYGMPDQVDEAVKQERLQKIMLLQKDISQENNRKLIGKTIKVLIEGISSGEYFGRSYMDAPEIDGKVYFKSSKDLIPGDFCFVKINKAYEYDLVGGRIDEPGK; translated from the coding sequence TTGAAGCTGAAAGCAGCAATTGTATCTCTTGGATGCTCAAAGAATCTTGTTGATTCAGAGGTTATGGTTCAGAGCATTCTTAATGATAATTATGAAATCACAAACGATGCTTCAATAGCAGAGGTAATAATAGTAAATACCTGCGGCTTTATAGAAGGTGCAAAACAAGAGTCAATTGATACCATACTTGAAATGTCCGAATACAAGAATAATGGGAAATGCAAGGTGCTCATAGCATCAGGCTGTATGGCAGAACGCTATAAGGAAGAGCTTATAAAAGAGCTTCCCGAGCTTGATGCAGTTATCGGCACCGGAGATTACAAGGATATAACAGAAGTAATACTAAAAACCCTACAGGGTGAAAAGATAGTTAGATATGGGCACCAAGAGCTGGTTGACATTGATAAGCTTCCAAGACGTATTTCTACCTTTGGTGCGTCAGCATATCTGAAGATAGCAGAAGGCTGTGACAACAGGTGCAGCTACTGCATCATACCGACTCTGCGCGGAAGATACAGAAGCAGAAAAATGGAAGATATTCTTGAAGAAGCAGAAGAGCTTTCAAAGAATGGAATACAGGAACTGAATATAATAGCACAGGATATAACCCGTTATGGCATAGACCTTTATGGAAAATACAGGTTAAGCGAGCTTCTAATAGAGCTTGCTGCAATTGAAGGTATAGAATGGATAAGACTTATGTACTCTTATCCTGACGAATTCAGCGATGAACTCATTGATACTATCGCTAAGGAAGAAAAAATATGCAAATACCTGGACATACCCATACAGCATGCAAGCAATGGCATCCTAAAGAAAATGGCCCGCAGAAGCAGCAAGGAAAAAATACTGGAGCTTATTAGGAAGCTTAGGACAAGTATGCCGGGAATAATCCTAAGAACATCTCTTATAGTGGGTTTTCCAGGAGAGACTGAGAAGGATTTCGAAGAGCTGTATGATTTTGTATCTGAAGTGAAGTTCAACAGACTTGGAGTGTTCACATATTCCAGAGAAGAGGATACAGCCGCTTACGGTATGCCCGATCAAGTTGACGAAGCAGTAAAGCAGGAGAGGCTGCAGAAAATAATGCTTCTTCAAAAGGACATATCACAGGAAAACAACAGGAAGCTTATTGGAAAGACTATTAAAGTGCTGATAGAAGGCATATCCTCCGGCGAATACTTCGGACGCAGCTATATGGATGCGCCTGAAATTGATGGAAAAGTATATTTCAAATCCAGTAAGGATTTGATACCTGGTGATTTTTGCTTTGTGAAAATCAATAAGGCTTATGAATACGATTTGGTGGGGGGGAGAATTGATGAACCTGGCAAATAA
- the recA gene encoding recombinase RecA, translating to MTDKKKAIELALGQVEKQFGKGSIMKLGDSTKMNVEAVSTGSIELDIALGIGGVPRGRIVEIYGPESSGKTTVALHIIAEAQRNGGEVAFIDAEHALDPVYAKNLGVDTENLIVSQPDTGEQALEIAETLVRSGAVDVVVVDSVAALVPKAEIDGEMGDAHVGLQARLMSQALRKLAGAISKSKSTVIFINQLREKVGVMFGNPETTSGGRALKFYASVRLDIRKIENIKVGNDVVGSRTRVKVVKNKVAPPFKQAEFDIMYGTGISREGSVLDVAANNDVVLKSGAWYSYGDTRIGQGRENAKQYLKENPELTKEIEAKLREMFNMGQSKAIPAVLEDAAEDDEF from the coding sequence ATGACGGATAAAAAGAAAGCGATAGAACTCGCTTTAGGCCAGGTTGAAAAGCAATTTGGTAAAGGATCAATAATGAAACTTGGTGACTCTACAAAAATGAATGTGGAAGCTGTTTCTACAGGCTCCATTGAACTTGACATCGCATTGGGTATAGGTGGAGTTCCAAGAGGAAGAATAGTTGAGATATATGGACCTGAATCCTCAGGTAAGACCACAGTAGCACTTCACATAATAGCTGAAGCGCAAAGAAATGGCGGCGAAGTAGCCTTTATTGATGCAGAACATGCCTTGGATCCTGTATATGCTAAAAACCTGGGAGTTGATACTGAGAACCTAATTGTTTCTCAGCCGGATACAGGGGAACAAGCTCTTGAAATAGCAGAAACACTTGTTCGCAGCGGAGCAGTTGATGTAGTTGTTGTTGACTCCGTTGCAGCATTGGTTCCAAAGGCGGAAATAGATGGAGAAATGGGCGATGCTCATGTAGGCTTGCAGGCAAGACTTATGTCTCAGGCACTTAGAAAGCTTGCGGGAGCCATCAGTAAATCAAAGTCCACTGTAATATTCATAAACCAGCTTAGAGAAAAAGTCGGCGTTATGTTTGGCAACCCTGAAACAACGTCAGGCGGAAGAGCACTCAAGTTTTATGCTTCAGTAAGACTTGATATAAGAAAAATTGAGAATATTAAAGTAGGCAACGATGTAGTCGGCAGCAGAACAAGAGTCAAGGTAGTTAAGAATAAGGTTGCGCCGCCATTTAAGCAGGCAGAGTTTGATATAATGTATGGTACAGGCATTTCAAGAGAAGGCAGCGTACTTGACGTTGCAGCAAACAACGACGTAGTATTGAAGAGTGGTGCATGGTATTCCTACGGAGATACAAGAATAGGACAAGGTAGAGAAAATGCAAAGCAATACCTGAAAGAAAATCCTGAACTTACAAAAGAAATAGAAGCTAAGCTCAGAGAAATGTTCAACATGGGACAATCAAAAGCCATACCTGCAGTTTTAGAAGATGCAGCTGAGGACGATGAATTTTAA